From Levilactobacillus zymae, a single genomic window includes:
- a CDS encoding CvpA family protein, whose translation MLLSIGIVLILTWGFYRGFHRGLVLQLLLTVGYLVVWIAARFGARPLASGLGQFFGNLSLNSSLSTVTASQSSSFFLNGLAFSAILTVGYFVVRRVSYGLNKVTWLPVIHQVNSLAGGLINLIIRYVIIFLLLNLLILLPIDSFQATYKTSTVAQWIVKETPVLSHQVYNWWLIKH comes from the coding sequence TTGCTGCTAAGCATCGGTATCGTGTTAATCCTGACCTGGGGATTCTACCGCGGTTTTCACCGGGGACTAGTCTTACAACTGCTCCTAACCGTGGGGTACCTGGTGGTCTGGATTGCTGCCCGTTTCGGGGCCCGACCCTTAGCCAGTGGGTTAGGGCAATTTTTCGGTAATCTGTCGCTTAATAGTTCACTTAGCACGGTCACGGCCAGCCAAAGTAGTAGTTTCTTCTTAAATGGACTGGCCTTCTCTGCCATTTTGACCGTGGGGTACTTCGTGGTGCGCCGCGTGTCCTATGGGTTGAACAAGGTGACTTGGTTACCAGTCATTCACCAGGTAAATTCCTTGGCGGGTGGCTTGATCAATTTAATTATTCGTTACGTTATTATCTTTTTACTACTCAATTTACTCATCCTATTGCCAATTGACAGTTTCCAGGCGACCTACAAAACGTCCACCGTGGCACAGTGGATTGTCAAGGAAACGCCGGTGCTGTCCCATCAGGTCTATAATTGGTGGCTAATCAAGCACTAG
- a CDS encoding cell division protein ZapA, with translation MTEQTHRFKAVIAGKSYTIVGQATDDHMRAVTTLLNEQFKQLKQVSPDMSKEDAAVLMAFNAISDQLKMAAAADAAESSLSAEQPQTPTKETGE, from the coding sequence ATGACGGAACAAACCCACCGTTTCAAGGCGGTTATTGCGGGTAAGTCGTACACGATTGTGGGCCAAGCGACCGATGATCACATGCGTGCCGTAACGACCCTATTAAACGAACAATTTAAGCAATTAAAACAAGTGTCACCAGACATGAGTAAGGAAGACGCCGCCGTGTTGATGGCGTTTAACGCGATTTCAGATCAACTGAAGATGGCGGCCGCTGCGGATGCTGCGGAAAGCAGTTTGTCGGCAGAACAGCCGCAGACACCCACTAAGGAAACGGGGGAGTAG
- a CDS encoding DUF1292 domain-containing protein, which translates to MNEDQEQITLVDENGNEELYDVLFTFESDDFGKSYILIYPAGKSDDEEVDIQAYALPADDDPANPSGGDLQLIESDEEWDMVESVLNTFLADGTIDPNAGKK; encoded by the coding sequence ATGAACGAAGACCAAGAACAAATTACGTTAGTTGATGAAAATGGCAACGAAGAATTATACGACGTGTTATTCACGTTTGAATCCGACGACTTTGGTAAGTCTTACATCCTGATTTACCCGGCTGGCAAGAGTGACGACGAAGAAGTCGACATTCAGGCCTACGCCTTACCAGCAGACGATGATCCGGCGAACCCTTCCGGTGGCGATCTACAATTGATCGAATCCGATGAGGAATGGGATATGGTTGAATCTGTTTTGAACACGTTCTTAGCAGACGGAACGATCGATCCTAACGCGGGCAAAAAGTAA
- the ruvX gene encoding Holliday junction resolvase RuvX — MKLMGLDVGSRTVGIAISDALGWTAQGIEIIPIDEENEVFGLDRVAELVKAHDVEGFVVGLPKNMNNTSGPRVAASQRYGQMLTDRFHLPVDYEDERLTTVEAERMLVEQADTSRRKRKRVIDKLAAGLILQNYLDRKGKLTREK, encoded by the coding sequence ATGAAGTTAATGGGATTAGATGTCGGATCTCGCACTGTCGGGATCGCAATTAGTGATGCGCTGGGCTGGACGGCTCAGGGAATCGAAATCATTCCGATTGACGAAGAAAATGAAGTGTTTGGCCTAGACCGAGTCGCTGAATTAGTGAAGGCCCATGACGTTGAAGGCTTTGTGGTCGGGTTGCCTAAGAATATGAATAATACTTCGGGGCCCCGGGTTGCGGCGTCACAACGTTACGGTCAAATGCTGACGGATCGGTTTCATTTACCGGTTGACTATGAAGATGAGCGGTTGACAACGGTTGAAGCAGAGCGTATGTTAGTGGAACAAGCTGACACGTCACGGCGGAAACGCAAGCGCGTCATTGATAAATTAGCAGCTGGGTTAATTTTGCAGAACTACTTGGATCGCAAGGGCAAGTTAACCCGAGAAAAGTGA
- a CDS encoding IreB family regulatory phosphoprotein — protein sequence MSSLDKTMYFDFGANQPKDVHDTLVTVYRALEEKGYNPINQIVGYLLSGDPAYIPRINDARNLIRKHERDEIIEELVRFYLNQNGPVKPS from the coding sequence GTGAGTTCATTAGACAAAACGATGTATTTTGACTTTGGCGCTAATCAACCGAAGGATGTCCACGATACGCTGGTCACGGTTTATCGGGCACTAGAAGAAAAGGGTTATAACCCAATTAATCAGATTGTCGGGTACCTGCTATCGGGCGATCCTGCGTACATCCCGCGAATCAATGATGCGCGGAATTTAATTCGCAAACACGAACGTGACGAGATTATTGAAGAACTCGTGCGTTTCTATCTTAATCAGAATGGACCGGTGAAACCTTCATGA
- the alaS gene encoding alanine--tRNA ligase codes for MKELSSSQIRQMYLDFFQSKGHTIEPSASLVPKDDPSLLWINSGVATMKKYFSGQVVPENPRLTSSQKSIRTNDIENVGRTARHHTLFEMLGNFSVGDYFKKEAITWAWELLTSPDWFGWDPDKLYMTVYPKDTDAKMYWEKAGVAPDHIIPVEDNFWDIGEGPSGPDSEIFYDRGESFNNLAADDPENYPGGENERYLEVWNIVFSQFNHEPDGSYKPLPRKNIDTGMGLERVVSIFQNAKTNFETDLFLPLIEKTQALSDGKKYGADAEDDISFKVIADHARAITFAIGDGALPGNEGRGYVIRRLIRRAVVNGQKLGIQGAFLDQLVPIVGEIMQSYYPEVLKQKDYIAKIVRSEEDRFGETLTGGLDLLNGLIADLKKTGGKQIAGPDAFKLYDTYGFPVELTQEYAIDQGVTVDQDGFKAEMQKQKDRARNARGKQKAMGLQHDLLINVKTPSEYVGYTQLETHSKLTELVVDDQLADEAVSGTAEAMFDTTPFYAEMGGQVADHGDIYDLEGHVVAHVKDVQHAPNGQNLHTLDVVSPLKKGVTYDLKVDQVFHSKVEKNHTATHLLDKALREVFGEHTQQAGSLVEGDYLRFDFTHFGQVDPADLEKAEAIVNQQIFAELPVKTVVTDIESAKKMGAIALFSEKYGKTVRVVSAGDFVTEFCGGNHVKNTNEIGLFKITSESGVGAGVRRIEAVTSAAAYKYLNDRSAILDAVAADLKVTQTNDIETRVQALQAQVKELQQKQSALEGKLAGQQAGAVFDHVATAGNYTLISGTVQVSKMDQLRALADTWRDQALSDVLVLGAEVNGKANLIVAVSADKQKQVKAGDLIKAIAPKINGGGGGRPNLAQAGGKNPAGLPDAMSAASAWLQEQD; via the coding sequence ATGAAAGAGCTCAGTAGTAGTCAAATTCGACAGATGTACCTCGACTTTTTCCAGTCAAAGGGTCACACCATCGAACCCAGTGCATCCTTAGTGCCTAAGGACGACCCGTCCTTACTGTGGATCAACTCCGGGGTTGCCACGATGAAGAAGTACTTTAGCGGCCAGGTGGTTCCCGAGAACCCGCGCTTGACCAGCTCACAAAAGAGTATTCGGACCAACGATATTGAAAACGTGGGTCGGACGGCACGGCACCACACGTTATTTGAAATGCTCGGGAATTTCTCGGTCGGCGATTACTTCAAGAAGGAAGCCATCACCTGGGCCTGGGAACTGTTAACGTCGCCCGACTGGTTCGGTTGGGATCCCGACAAGCTGTACATGACGGTCTACCCTAAAGATACCGACGCCAAGATGTACTGGGAAAAGGCCGGCGTGGCGCCGGACCACATCATCCCGGTCGAGGACAACTTCTGGGATATCGGTGAAGGGCCTTCGGGTCCCGATTCCGAAATCTTCTACGACCGGGGCGAAAGCTTCAACAACCTGGCCGCCGATGATCCCGAAAATTACCCGGGGGGCGAAAACGAACGCTACCTCGAAGTCTGGAACATTGTGTTCTCCCAGTTCAACCATGAACCAGACGGCAGCTACAAGCCGCTGCCCCGGAAGAACATTGATACGGGGATGGGCCTCGAACGGGTGGTTTCCATCTTCCAAAACGCCAAGACGAACTTTGAAACCGACCTGTTCTTGCCGTTGATCGAAAAGACACAGGCCTTAAGTGACGGAAAAAAGTACGGTGCCGACGCGGAAGACGACATTTCCTTTAAGGTGATTGCCGACCACGCGCGGGCGATTACCTTTGCCATCGGCGACGGGGCCTTACCAGGCAACGAAGGTCGGGGCTACGTCATCCGCCGGTTGATTCGGCGGGCGGTCGTCAACGGCCAAAAGCTGGGTATCCAGGGCGCCTTTTTGGACCAACTGGTCCCCATCGTGGGCGAAATCATGCAGTCCTACTACCCAGAAGTGCTCAAGCAAAAGGACTACATTGCAAAGATCGTTCGTTCCGAAGAAGATCGGTTCGGCGAAACCTTGACCGGTGGGTTGGACCTGTTGAACGGTCTGATTGCCGATCTGAAGAAGACTGGCGGCAAGCAGATTGCGGGTCCCGACGCCTTCAAGCTCTACGACACCTACGGCTTCCCGGTTGAATTGACGCAAGAATACGCCATCGACCAAGGCGTCACGGTCGACCAGGACGGGTTCAAGGCTGAAATGCAAAAGCAAAAGGACCGGGCTCGTAACGCCCGGGGGAAACAAAAGGCCATGGGCTTACAACACGACCTTTTGATCAACGTCAAGACGCCTAGCGAATACGTGGGTTACACCCAACTGGAAACGCATAGCAAGTTGACCGAATTGGTCGTCGACGATCAACTGGCGGACGAAGCCGTTAGCGGCACCGCCGAAGCCATGTTCGACACCACGCCGTTCTACGCCGAAATGGGGGGCCAAGTGGCCGATCACGGGGACATCTACGACCTGGAAGGTCACGTGGTGGCCCACGTCAAGGACGTGCAACACGCCCCGAACGGCCAAAATCTGCACACCTTAGACGTGGTTTCGCCGTTGAAGAAGGGCGTCACCTACGACTTGAAGGTCGACCAAGTCTTCCACAGCAAGGTCGAAAAGAACCATACCGCAACCCACCTGTTGGACAAGGCCTTACGCGAAGTCTTCGGTGAACACACCCAACAGGCTGGTTCCCTAGTCGAAGGCGACTACCTGCGGTTTGACTTCACCCACTTTGGTCAAGTTGACCCGGCAGACCTGGAGAAGGCCGAAGCCATTGTCAACCAACAGATCTTTGCGGAACTTCCCGTCAAGACCGTGGTGACCGACATCGAAAGTGCCAAGAAGATGGGCGCCATTGCACTGTTTAGCGAGAAGTACGGGAAGACCGTGCGGGTCGTCAGTGCGGGCGATTTCGTTACCGAATTCTGTGGGGGGAACCACGTCAAGAACACCAACGAGATTGGCTTGTTCAAGATTACCTCCGAATCCGGGGTCGGTGCCGGGGTCCGGCGGATCGAAGCCGTAACCTCCGCGGCGGCGTACAAGTACCTGAACGACCGTAGCGCCATCTTAGACGCCGTGGCCGCCGACTTGAAGGTTACCCAGACCAACGATATCGAAACGCGGGTCCAGGCCTTACAAGCCCAGGTCAAGGAGCTGCAACAGAAGCAGTCGGCCTTGGAAGGCAAGTTGGCCGGACAACAGGCCGGGGCCGTCTTTGACCACGTGGCAACGGCAGGCAATTACACGCTGATCAGTGGGACCGTGCAAGTCTCAAAGATGGATCAGCTGCGGGCCTTAGCCGACACCTGGCGGGACCAGGCGTTATCCGACGTCTTGGTCCTAGGGGCGGAAGTCAACGGCAAGGCCAACCTGATCGTTGCGGTCAGTGCGGACAAGCAAAAGCAGGTTAAGGCTGGCGACTTGATCAAAGCCATTGCGCCTAAGATCAACGGGGGCGGCGGTGGCCGACCAAACCTGGCACAAGCCGGTGGGAAGAACCCCGCTGGTTTGCCGGACGCCATGAGTGCGGCCAGTGCTTGGCTGCAGGAACAAGACTAA
- a CDS encoding DEAD/DEAH box helicase, translating into MTATFNEFHLQPYLMTALQKIGFKQPTPVQEKLIPIIAAGKDVVGQSQTGSGKTHTFLLPIFNQLTSDNQVQAVITTPSRELAYQIHSAAEQLAAEAPFEIRIGNYVGGTDKQRQLNKLRNFQPQLVIGTPGRVMDLIQSDALDVHTARQFVVDEADMTLDLGFLDQVDKIASRMPKKLQMMVFSATIPQKLNPFLRKYLNHPVIEEIPASAIISDSIDNWLISTKGQDRNRLIYQLITMGEPYLVLIFANTKTRVEELHDYLKNQGLKVAMIHGGIKPRERKRVMREVKNLQYQYVVATDLAARGIDIEGVSHVINDDIPEDLDFFIHRVGRTGRQGMPGTAITLYSPGEEKLVSEIEALGIHFEPKRISNGEIVDSYDRNRRTKRRKSTQHLDPTLIGMVKKKKKKIKPGYKHQIKQAIHAKKDQDKRIAARAAARAERKRRKRDSDRYQ; encoded by the coding sequence ATGACCGCAACATTTAACGAGTTTCATTTGCAGCCATATTTAATGACGGCGTTACAGAAGATTGGGTTCAAACAACCTACGCCCGTTCAAGAAAAACTGATTCCCATCATCGCCGCCGGCAAGGACGTCGTGGGTCAGTCCCAGACGGGGAGTGGGAAGACCCACACCTTTTTACTGCCAATTTTTAACCAATTGACCAGCGACAACCAGGTTCAGGCCGTGATCACCACGCCTAGCCGGGAACTGGCCTACCAGATTCACAGTGCGGCCGAACAGTTAGCCGCCGAAGCGCCGTTTGAGATTCGCATCGGTAACTACGTCGGGGGAACCGACAAACAACGGCAGTTAAATAAGCTGCGTAATTTCCAACCGCAACTGGTTATCGGGACGCCCGGGCGGGTCATGGATTTGATCCAGTCCGACGCCTTAGACGTCCACACGGCGCGGCAATTTGTGGTGGACGAAGCCGACATGACGTTGGACCTCGGGTTCTTGGACCAGGTCGACAAGATTGCCAGTCGGATGCCGAAGAAGCTCCAAATGATGGTCTTTTCGGCAACGATTCCGCAAAAACTCAACCCGTTCTTACGGAAGTATCTGAACCATCCCGTGATTGAAGAGATTCCGGCGTCGGCCATTATTAGTGACAGCATCGATAACTGGTTGATTTCGACCAAGGGTCAGGACCGCAACCGGTTGATCTACCAACTGATTACCATGGGCGAACCCTACCTGGTCTTGATCTTTGCCAACACCAAGACCCGGGTCGAAGAATTACACGACTACCTGAAGAATCAGGGCTTAAAGGTCGCCATGATTCACGGGGGTATCAAGCCGCGGGAACGGAAGCGGGTTATGCGTGAGGTCAAAAATCTGCAATATCAGTACGTCGTGGCGACCGATTTGGCCGCGCGGGGAATCGATATTGAAGGGGTCTCGCACGTGATCAACGACGATATTCCCGAAGATCTCGACTTCTTCATTCACCGGGTCGGTCGGACGGGCCGGCAGGGGATGCCGGGCACGGCCATCACCCTGTACTCGCCGGGCGAAGAAAAGCTGGTCTCCGAGATTGAAGCGTTGGGGATTCACTTTGAACCTAAGCGCATCAGTAACGGTGAGATCGTCGATTCGTACGACCGAAACCGCCGGACCAAGCGGCGCAAGTCCACGCAACATCTGGACCCGACGCTGATTGGGATGGTCAAGAAGAAGAAAAAGAAGATTAAGCCAGGGTACAAACACCAAATCAAGCAGGCCATCCACGCCAAGAAGGACCAGGACAAGCGGATTGCTGCCAGAGCGGCCGCCAGAGCGGAACGCAAGCGGCGCAAGCGCGATTCGGATCGCTATCAATAA
- a CDS encoding bifunctional oligoribonuclease/PAP phosphatase NrnA, with translation MAIEHAILEEIKHYQTIIIHRHQHPDPDCVGAQLGLREILRASFPDKTILAVGKHYAGFDWLGQADTDVADDQYANALVIVVDTANQPRVDDDRWHTGKAVVKIDHHPNDDAFGDLQWVLDQASSTSEMLYDFYAANASELTLPQEAARLFYAGIVGDTGRFMYPATSAHTMAVAGKLMATGFSASDVNQAEDEVSPAMARLSAYVYQNLTILPSGAAYLKLSDADLEPFELGETDSTSAVVPLPGKITTVVAWAFFVEAKDHTYRIRLRSKGPSINGLAKAHGGGGHALASGATAHDQAEIDQVIHELDALVAQDKGE, from the coding sequence ATGGCCATTGAACACGCCATTTTAGAAGAAATTAAACACTACCAAACCATTATTATTCACCGACACCAGCATCCAGACCCGGACTGCGTGGGGGCCCAACTGGGTCTGCGCGAAATCTTGCGGGCCAGTTTTCCCGATAAGACCATCTTAGCGGTCGGCAAACACTACGCCGGCTTTGATTGGCTGGGCCAGGCCGATACCGACGTGGCCGACGACCAGTACGCCAACGCGTTGGTAATCGTGGTCGACACGGCCAACCAACCCCGCGTCGATGACGACCGCTGGCACACCGGGAAGGCCGTCGTGAAGATCGACCACCATCCTAACGACGATGCCTTCGGGGATTTGCAATGGGTCTTAGACCAGGCGTCGAGTACCTCGGAAATGCTGTACGACTTTTACGCAGCCAACGCTAGCGAGTTAACGTTGCCGCAAGAAGCCGCCCGGCTATTTTACGCCGGCATCGTGGGTGACACGGGCCGCTTCATGTACCCAGCCACCTCGGCCCACACCATGGCCGTGGCGGGGAAATTGATGGCGACCGGTTTTTCGGCCAGCGACGTCAACCAAGCCGAAGACGAGGTCTCACCAGCGATGGCCCGGCTGTCGGCCTACGTTTACCAGAACTTGACGATTTTACCCAGTGGGGCCGCTTACCTGAAATTAAGCGACGCCGACCTCGAACCGTTCGAGCTGGGCGAGACCGACTCGACTTCCGCGGTCGTGCCGTTACCCGGTAAGATCACCACGGTCGTGGCCTGGGCCTTCTTCGTGGAAGCCAAGGATCACACCTACCGCATCCGGTTACGGTCGAAGGGCCCGTCGATCAACGGTCTCGCCAAGGCTCACGGTGGGGGCGGCCACGCCTTAGCCAGTGGTGCCACGGCCCACGACCAAGCAGAAATTGACCAGGTGATCCACGAGTTGGACGCCCTGGTCGCGCAAGACAAAGGAGAATAG
- the dinB gene encoding DNA polymerase IV has protein sequence MSDLKGAGDVPQPAAKFTQRKIIHVDMDAFYASIEMRDHPEFRHHPLIIAKDPRTTGGRGVVTTANYLARQHGVHSAMSANEALKLCPQAIFQTPNFPHYREISEQIHRIFHEYTDKIEPVAFDEAYLDVTENKHHLHSAVQVAHELQAEIYDQTHLTCSTGISYSKFLAKEASDFRKPVGVSVILPEDAHDFLMALPIERFRGVGKKTVPKMHDLGIQTGADLYQRSQLELIHDFGKFGYVLYQRVRGIDERPVEYQRERKSIGKERTYGPPLTTAGEVENQLRRLATMVAQTVAQKQRHGKTLVLKLRTSDFTTVTKRITQEDFLANEAANYYELALQLYHEVATADEQIRLLGITITGLAAQSFENVRLPLWGD, from the coding sequence ATGAGCGACCTGAAGGGGGCGGGGGATGTGCCACAACCGGCGGCAAAATTTACACAACGGAAAATCATCCATGTGGACATGGACGCCTTTTATGCGTCCATTGAGATGCGGGACCACCCCGAGTTTCGGCATCATCCGTTAATTATTGCCAAGGATCCGCGCACGACCGGCGGCAGAGGGGTGGTCACGACCGCCAACTATCTGGCCCGGCAACACGGGGTCCACTCGGCCATGAGTGCTAACGAAGCGCTGAAACTGTGTCCGCAAGCCATCTTTCAGACCCCGAACTTTCCCCATTACCGGGAAATCTCCGAGCAGATTCACCGGATTTTTCACGAGTACACCGATAAGATTGAGCCGGTGGCCTTCGATGAAGCTTACCTGGACGTCACTGAAAATAAGCACCACCTCCACTCGGCGGTCCAGGTGGCCCACGAACTACAGGCCGAAATTTACGATCAGACCCACCTGACTTGTTCGACGGGGATTTCCTACAGCAAGTTCTTGGCCAAGGAGGCCTCGGATTTCCGCAAACCGGTGGGCGTGAGCGTAATTCTGCCCGAAGACGCCCACGATTTCTTGATGGCACTGCCCATTGAACGGTTCCGGGGCGTGGGGAAGAAAACCGTCCCCAAGATGCACGACCTGGGGATTCAGACCGGTGCCGACCTGTACCAACGGTCGCAACTGGAGCTGATCCACGACTTTGGCAAGTTCGGTTACGTCTTGTACCAGCGGGTCCGCGGCATCGACGAGCGCCCCGTCGAGTACCAACGGGAGCGTAAGTCGATCGGTAAGGAGCGGACGTACGGGCCGCCGCTGACCACGGCGGGCGAGGTAGAAAATCAGTTGCGCCGCCTAGCAACCATGGTGGCGCAGACGGTCGCCCAGAAGCAACGTCACGGCAAAACATTGGTGTTGAAACTGCGGACCAGCGACTTCACCACGGTCACTAAGCGCATCACCCAGGAGGACTTTTTGGCCAACGAAGCGGCGAACTATTACGAATTGGCCCTCCAGTTGTACCACGAGGTGGCCACGGCCGACGAACAGATTCGCCTGCTGGGCATCACCATCACGGGGCTAGCCGCCCAGAGCTTTGAAAACGTCCGGCTACCTTTATGGGGCGATTAG
- the yajC gene encoding preprotein translocase subunit YajC: MLSNLVVAAASQYSTLIILVVFLALMYFLMLRPQQKQQKKHRDMMSELKKGDHVITIGRLHGVIDEINQADKTVTLDCDGIYLVFDLRAIAQVTAQAPQAVTAPAAEDVKDQDDAAKPADDAQTDTNDAAAPADSAKADDTKADDAK; encoded by the coding sequence GTGTTAAGTAATTTGGTAGTTGCTGCGGCCAGCCAATACTCCACGTTGATCATCTTAGTGGTCTTCTTGGCGTTGATGTATTTCTTGATGTTACGGCCACAACAAAAGCAACAAAAGAAACACCGGGACATGATGAGCGAACTGAAGAAGGGTGACCACGTGATCACCATTGGTCGCTTACACGGTGTGATTGACGAAATCAACCAAGCCGACAAAACGGTGACCCTGGATTGTGACGGCATTTACTTAGTCTTCGACTTACGGGCGATTGCCCAGGTCACGGCGCAAGCTCCACAAGCAGTCACGGCGCCAGCCGCTGAAGACGTGAAGGATCAAGACGATGCAGCTAAACCAGCTGATGATGCTCAGACCGACACGAACGATGCCGCTGCGCCAGCCGATTCAGCTAAGGCGGATGACACCAAAGCAGACGACGCTAAATAA
- the tgt gene encoding tRNA guanosine(34) transglycosylase Tgt, producing MEPAIKYHLIKTEKHTGARLGEVITPHGTFQTPMFMPVGTQAAMKGAISPEELEEMGSQVVLANTYHLWLQPGPDLVEEAGGLHQFMNWPKGILTDSGGFQVFSLAKHRKLTEEGVHFRNEINGDRLFLSPEKAINIQNKLGPDIMMSLDECPPFFESYDYVKRSVERTSRWAERGLKAHAHPDYQGLFGIVQGAGYEDLRRQSAHDLVSLDFPGYSIGGLSVGESKPEMNRILELTTPLLPTNKPRYLMGVGTADSLIDGVIRGVDMFDCVLPTRIGRKGTCMTSHGRLVVKNAAYAHDFRPIDPECDCYTCRHYTRAYLRHLFKADEDFGRRLTSYHNLYFLHHLMKRVRQAILDDNLLDLRAEVFEKYGYNAEHPKNF from the coding sequence ATGGAACCCGCGATTAAGTATCATTTGATTAAAACCGAAAAGCACACGGGCGCCCGGTTAGGAGAGGTCATTACCCCCCACGGGACTTTCCAAACGCCGATGTTTATGCCGGTGGGCACTCAGGCGGCAATGAAGGGGGCCATCAGTCCCGAAGAGCTCGAGGAGATGGGCTCTCAGGTGGTTTTAGCCAACACTTACCACCTTTGGCTCCAACCGGGTCCTGACCTGGTCGAAGAAGCAGGAGGGTTACACCAGTTCATGAACTGGCCCAAGGGCATTCTCACCGATTCCGGTGGCTTTCAGGTCTTTTCGTTAGCCAAGCACCGAAAGCTAACCGAAGAAGGCGTGCATTTCCGTAACGAAATCAATGGCGATAGGCTCTTCTTGTCGCCCGAAAAGGCCATTAACATTCAAAATAAACTGGGGCCGGATATTATGATGAGTCTCGACGAATGCCCGCCGTTTTTTGAAAGCTACGACTACGTTAAACGCTCCGTGGAACGCACGTCGCGCTGGGCGGAACGGGGACTTAAGGCCCACGCCCATCCCGATTATCAAGGCTTATTTGGGATCGTTCAGGGGGCCGGTTACGAAGACTTGCGGCGGCAATCGGCCCACGACTTGGTGAGCTTGGACTTTCCGGGTTACTCGATTGGGGGCTTGTCGGTGGGAGAATCCAAGCCGGAGATGAACCGGATCTTGGAATTAACGACGCCACTATTGCCGACCAACAAACCCCGGTATCTGATGGGCGTAGGCACCGCCGATTCCTTGATTGACGGGGTAATTCGTGGCGTCGATATGTTCGACTGTGTCTTACCGACGCGCATTGGCCGCAAGGGGACCTGCATGACTAGCCACGGTCGGTTGGTGGTTAAAAATGCCGCTTACGCGCACGATTTTCGGCCGATCGATCCCGAGTGTGATTGTTACACCTGTCGGCACTACACGCGGGCCTACCTTCGGCACCTGTTTAAAGCGGACGAAGACTTTGGCCGTCGCTTGACTAGCTATCATAATCTGTACTTCTTACACCACCTGATGAAGCGGGTTCGGCAAGCAATTCTGGATGATAATTTGTTAGATTTGCGAGCAGAAGTTTTTGAAAAGTACGGCTACAATGCCGAACATCCCAAGAACTTCTAG
- the queA gene encoding tRNA preQ1(34) S-adenosylmethionine ribosyltransferase-isomerase QueA, whose translation MAYTLEDFDYELPPELIAQTPIKQRDTSRLLVLDHQTGELADKHFYDILDELHPGDAVVMNNSRVMPARLYGVKPETGGHVEVLLLHNVEGDVWETLMKPAKRLRVGTTVSFGDGQLTATITEEREDGIRLIEFHYDGIFMEILERLGETPLPPYIKAKLDDPDRYQTIYAKENGSAAAPTAGLHWTQELLDKVAAKGVKLVYLTLHVGLGTFRPVEERNIEDHKMHSEFYRLDAQAAQTLNDVRAHGGRIVATGTTSIRTLETIGTKFHGQLQADSGWTDIFIKPGYQWQVVDAFITNFHLPKSTLVMLVAAFTGRERILNAYQHAINEKYRFFSFGDAMFIK comes from the coding sequence ATGGCTTACACCTTAGAGGATTTTGACTATGAGTTACCACCCGAGTTAATTGCTCAGACGCCGATTAAGCAACGGGACACGTCCCGCTTACTGGTGCTTGACCACCAGACCGGTGAGTTGGCCGATAAGCATTTTTACGATATTTTAGATGAACTGCATCCCGGGGATGCCGTCGTGATGAACAATTCGCGTGTGATGCCCGCCCGGTTGTACGGCGTGAAACCCGAGACTGGGGGCCACGTAGAAGTGCTCCTCTTACACAACGTCGAAGGTGACGTGTGGGAAACGCTGATGAAGCCCGCTAAGCGACTGCGGGTAGGCACCACGGTCAGCTTTGGCGATGGGCAACTCACGGCGACGATTACCGAAGAGCGCGAAGACGGGATTCGCTTGATTGAATTTCACTACGACGGAATTTTTATGGAAATCCTGGAACGCTTGGGGGAAACACCGTTACCACCCTACATTAAGGCTAAGCTCGACGATCCGGACCGCTACCAGACGATTTATGCCAAGGAAAATGGGTCGGCCGCCGCACCCACGGCCGGCCTGCATTGGACGCAAGAGCTGCTCGATAAGGTAGCCGCCAAGGGCGTAAAGCTGGTTTACCTAACGCTGCACGTGGGGTTAGGAACGTTTCGGCCCGTGGAAGAGCGTAACATCGAGGACCATAAGATGCACAGTGAATTCTACCGTCTCGATGCGCAAGCTGCTCAGACGTTAAACGACGTCCGGGCCCACGGTGGCCGGATCGTGGCGACTGGAACCACGTCGATTCGCACGTTGGAAACCATCGGGACCAAGTTTCACGGTCAGCTACAGGCCGATTCCGGCTGGACCGATATTTTTATCAAACCAGGGTATCAGTGGCAGGTGGTTGATGCGTTTATCACTAACTTCCACTTACCCAAGTCCACGTTGGTGATGTTGGTTGCCGCTTTTACCGGGCGGGAGCGCATCTTAAACGCTTACCAACACGCCATTAATGAGAAGTACCGCTTCTTTAGCTTTGGCGATGCCATGTTTATCAAGTAA